Proteins from one Gimesia maris genomic window:
- a CDS encoding DUF1501 domain-containing protein, giving the protein MTFEFDPEAPEQIVRRDFLKQLSAAGAAAMMAGAPRLLHASDPGHAKHPEATADSCILLWMGGGMAAPDTFDPKRYLPFKKGLKVADMLSTFPAIPTAVDGLQICEGLERIASVMDRATLIRSAVQPDLGSILHSRHQYHWHTGYVPPQTVATPHLGAWMARVAGPRNPVMPAFINIGQRLEGVGESEELKAFTTAGFFGSEYGPLNLPYPEEAARSVRPPQGMTGERFVNRNKLYRRLIDQSPQRALMSDYQQESMLRSMDKAYRLLSSKERNAFDITLEPEEKRQKYDTGRFGRGCLLARRLVESGARFVEVTTEYVPFLHWDTHADGHTTVDRMHKEIDAPVTQLILDLEERGLLDRTLVIIASEFSRDALMEGQPGSNANDQAREKVDSVSEMKHYGLHRHFTGGTSVVMFGGGMKRGFVYGKTADERPLMAIENPVSIENLHATIMTAMGISPKTGFDIEGRPFYVTKDAKGEAVQELFA; this is encoded by the coding sequence ATGACATTTGAATTCGATCCTGAAGCTCCCGAACAGATAGTCCGACGTGACTTTCTCAAGCAGTTAAGTGCCGCCGGAGCAGCGGCTATGATGGCGGGAGCACCGCGACTGCTGCATGCCAGTGATCCCGGTCATGCAAAACATCCAGAGGCAACCGCTGACAGTTGCATTCTGCTCTGGATGGGCGGAGGGATGGCGGCACCGGACACCTTTGATCCAAAACGCTATCTGCCGTTTAAGAAGGGACTCAAAGTTGCTGACATGCTGAGTACCTTTCCCGCGATTCCCACAGCCGTCGATGGTCTGCAGATTTGCGAAGGGCTGGAAAGGATTGCCTCGGTGATGGATCGTGCTACATTGATCCGTTCTGCTGTGCAACCCGATCTGGGCAGCATTCTGCACTCCCGGCATCAGTATCACTGGCATACCGGTTATGTGCCCCCTCAGACCGTGGCGACTCCGCATCTGGGGGCGTGGATGGCGCGGGTGGCTGGTCCCCGCAACCCTGTGATGCCGGCCTTCATCAATATCGGTCAGCGGCTGGAAGGAGTCGGAGAAAGTGAAGAACTCAAGGCATTCACCACGGCCGGTTTTTTCGGCAGCGAATACGGGCCGTTGAATCTGCCCTATCCTGAAGAAGCTGCCCGCTCGGTGCGACCGCCGCAGGGGATGACGGGAGAGCGATTCGTCAACCGTAATAAACTGTATCGCCGTTTGATCGATCAAAGCCCGCAACGCGCGCTGATGAGCGATTACCAGCAGGAATCAATGCTGCGATCCATGGACAAAGCCTATCGGCTGCTGAGTTCCAAAGAACGGAATGCCTTCGACATTACATTAGAGCCGGAGGAGAAACGCCAGAAATATGATACCGGCCGGTTTGGACGCGGCTGTCTGCTGGCGCGACGCCTGGTGGAATCGGGAGCCCGGTTTGTTGAAGTCACGACGGAGTACGTTCCCTTTCTGCATTGGGATACGCATGCCGATGGGCATACCACGGTGGACCGGATGCATAAAGAAATTGATGCACCGGTGACTCAGCTGATTCTCGATCTTGAAGAACGTGGATTGCTCGATCGGACTCTGGTCATCATCGCATCGGAATTCAGCCGGGATGCGTTAATGGAGGGGCAACCGGGCTCCAATGCCAACGATCAGGCTCGGGAGAAAGTAGACTCGGTTTCCGAGATGAAGCATTATGGCCTGCATCGTCATTTTACCGGTGGCACGAGTGTGGTGATGTTCGGCGGGGGAATGAAACGCGGTTTCGTCTATGGGAAAACGGCAGATGAGCGACCGTTGATGGCGATCGAAAACCCTGTCTCTATAGAAAATCTGCATGCCACCATAATGACAGCGATGGGGATCAGCCCGAAAACCGGATTCGATATTGAAGGCCGCCCCTTTTATGTAACAAAAGATGCCAAGGGAGAAGCGGTACAGGAACTCTTTGCCTGA